The proteins below are encoded in one region of Qipengyuania sp. HL-TH1:
- the tkt gene encoding transketolase, producing MSLATARMVPMANAIRALSMDAVQAANSGHPGMPMGMADVATVLWSDYLKHDPAAPDWADRDRFVLSAGHGSMLIYSLLHLSGYAAPTMEDIRNFRQLGSPCAGHPENFLLDGVESTTGPLGQGLAMAVGMAIAERHLNAGFGDDIVDHRTWVIAGDGCLMEGINHEAIGLAGHLKLGRMNVLWDDNNITIDGTTDLSTSEDIKARYEATGWHVVSCDGHDFDDIRRALDEAVADERPSLVACKTVIGKGSPNKQGTSATHGAPLGDDEIAAVREVLGWDAAPFEIPEQVLSDWRGTAERGSAERAEWRNRLEAHGDKAEFERRMAGDLPESFSLDNYIQSLIDEPQKVATRKASEMTLGEINANLPDTIGGSADLTGSNNTKAGGIGPFTADDRSGRYIYYGIREFGMAAAMNGMALHGGVIPYGGTFLVFTDYCRAAIRLSALQQARVVYVMTHDSIGLGEDGPTHQPIEHIQSLRMIPNLLVMRPADTVETAECWDIALREKDRPTVLALTRQGLPQLRTEAAAENLSGRGAYRLKAAESPRRVILIATGSEVSLATECAAALEKAGIGADVVSMVCTQLFDEQDDAYKAELLPDVSPDETLRVSIEAGTTFGWDRYTMTNGLRIGIDRFGASAPAGDLFEKFGFTADAIVPQIMNKLNG from the coding sequence ATGAGTCTTGCCACCGCTCGCATGGTCCCGATGGCCAATGCCATCAGGGCACTTTCGATGGATGCGGTGCAGGCGGCGAATTCGGGGCACCCCGGCATGCCGATGGGCATGGCCGATGTCGCGACCGTGCTGTGGAGCGACTATCTGAAGCACGACCCCGCCGCACCCGACTGGGCGGATCGCGACCGCTTCGTGCTCAGCGCGGGCCATGGCTCAATGCTGATCTACAGCCTGCTCCACCTGTCGGGCTATGCCGCCCCGACGATGGAGGATATCCGCAATTTCCGCCAGCTTGGCAGCCCCTGTGCCGGCCACCCGGAGAACTTCCTGCTCGACGGCGTCGAAAGCACCACCGGCCCTCTGGGGCAGGGTCTGGCGATGGCGGTGGGCATGGCGATTGCCGAGCGGCACCTCAACGCGGGATTCGGCGACGACATCGTCGACCACCGCACCTGGGTGATCGCGGGTGACGGCTGCCTGATGGAAGGCATCAACCACGAAGCGATCGGTCTTGCCGGCCATCTCAAGCTCGGCCGCATGAATGTGCTGTGGGACGACAACAACATCACCATCGACGGGACCACCGATCTGTCGACCAGCGAAGACATCAAGGCGCGCTACGAAGCGACCGGCTGGCATGTCGTCAGCTGCGACGGGCACGATTTCGACGACATCCGCCGCGCGCTCGATGAAGCGGTAGCCGACGAACGACCCTCGCTGGTCGCGTGCAAGACGGTCATCGGCAAGGGCTCACCCAACAAGCAGGGCACCAGTGCCACTCACGGCGCACCACTGGGCGATGATGAAATCGCTGCAGTCCGCGAGGTGCTGGGCTGGGACGCGGCGCCGTTCGAAATTCCCGAACAGGTGCTGTCCGACTGGCGCGGGACGGCCGAGCGTGGTTCGGCGGAGCGCGCCGAATGGCGCAACCGGCTCGAGGCTCATGGCGACAAGGCCGAATTTGAACGCCGGATGGCGGGCGATCTGCCCGAGAGCTTCAGCCTGGACAATTATATCCAGTCGCTGATCGACGAACCGCAGAAGGTCGCGACGCGCAAGGCGAGCGAGATGACGCTGGGCGAAATCAACGCCAACCTGCCCGATACGATCGGCGGCAGCGCCGACCTGACCGGGTCCAACAACACCAAAGCGGGCGGTATCGGTCCGTTCACCGCCGACGACCGCAGCGGACGCTATATCTATTACGGCATCCGCGAATTCGGCATGGCCGCGGCGATGAACGGCATGGCGCTGCATGGCGGCGTGATCCCCTATGGCGGCACCTTCCTGGTGTTCACCGATTATTGCCGCGCCGCGATCCGCCTGTCCGCGCTGCAGCAGGCCCGCGTGGTCTATGTCATGACGCATGACAGCATCGGGCTGGGCGAAGACGGGCCGACGCACCAGCCGATCGAACACATCCAGTCGCTGCGGATGATCCCGAACCTGCTGGTCATGCGCCCCGCAGACACGGTCGAAACCGCCGAATGCTGGGACATCGCGCTGCGCGAGAAGGACCGCCCGACGGTTCTTGCGCTGACCCGCCAAGGGCTGCCGCAGCTGCGCACCGAGGCGGCTGCGGAGAACCTCAGCGGACGCGGGGCCTATCGTCTCAAGGCCGCTGAATCGCCGCGCCGGGTCATCCTGATCGCGACCGGATCGGAAGTCAGCCTGGCGACCGAATGCGCCGCCGCACTGGAGAAGGCAGGCATCGGCGCGGACGTCGTGTCGATGGTCTGCACCCAGCTGTTCGACGAGCAGGACGATGCCTACAAGGCCGAGCTGCTGCCCGACGTCTCGCCCGACGAAACGCTTCGCGTAAGCATCGAGGCGGGGACGACATTCGGCTGGGATCGCTACACGATGACCAACGGTCTGCGGATCGGCATCGACCGCTTCGGTGCCAGCGCGCCGGCGGGCGATCTGTTCGAGAAATTCGGCTTCACTGCGGACGCCATCGTTCCGCAAATCATGAACAAACTGAACGGTTAA
- the gap gene encoding type I glyceraldehyde-3-phosphate dehydrogenase, protein MATKVAINGFGRIGRLVARAILERDDHDLELVSINDLADTKSNALLFQYDSTHGRFPGTVEVGDKAIIVNGKSIAVTSERDPGDLPHGDQGVDIVLECTGFFQSHEAAEPHLKAGAKRVLISAPAKNVSATIVYGVNHETLSAEDVIVSNASCTTNCLSPMAKVLHDTVGIERGFMTTIHSYTNDQRMLDQMHSDMRRARGGAQNMIPTTTGAARAVGLVLPELAGKLDGSSVRVPTPNVSLVDLVFTPGRDTSVEELNGALKEAAEGKMKGVLDYTDQPLVSSDFNHYPASSTIDSLETSVMEGKLARVVSWYDNEWGFSNRMIDTAGVMAKFL, encoded by the coding sequence ATGGCGACGAAGGTTGCAATCAACGGTTTTGGACGTATCGGCCGCCTCGTGGCGCGCGCCATTCTCGAGCGTGACGATCACGATCTCGAACTCGTCAGCATCAACGACCTGGCCGACACCAAGTCGAATGCGCTGCTGTTCCAGTATGACAGCACGCATGGCCGCTTCCCCGGCACGGTCGAGGTCGGCGACAAGGCTATCATCGTCAACGGCAAGTCGATCGCGGTCACCAGCGAACGCGATCCGGGCGACCTGCCGCATGGCGACCAGGGCGTCGACATCGTCCTCGAATGCACCGGCTTCTTCCAGAGCCACGAAGCCGCCGAACCGCATCTCAAGGCGGGCGCCAAGCGCGTGCTGATCTCGGCCCCGGCCAAGAACGTTTCGGCCACGATCGTCTACGGTGTGAACCACGAAACGCTCAGCGCCGAGGACGTGATCGTCTCGAACGCCAGCTGCACCACCAACTGCCTCTCGCCGATGGCGAAGGTGCTGCACGACACCGTCGGCATCGAGCGCGGGTTCATGACCACGATCCACAGCTACACCAACGACCAGCGCATGCTCGACCAGATGCATAGCGACATGCGCCGGGCGCGCGGCGGCGCGCAGAACATGATCCCGACAACCACCGGCGCGGCGCGCGCGGTCGGCCTCGTCCTGCCCGAACTGGCGGGCAAGCTCGACGGTTCGAGCGTGCGCGTGCCGACGCCCAATGTCAGCCTCGTCGATCTCGTCTTCACCCCCGGCCGCGACACCAGCGTCGAAGAATTGAACGGCGCGCTCAAGGAAGCCGCCGAAGGCAAGATGAAGGGCGTGCTCGACTATACCGACCAGCCGCTCGTCAGCAGCGACTTCAACCACTATCCGGCCAGCTCGACCATCGACAGCCTCGAAACCAGCGTGATGGAAGGCAAGCTTGCCCGCGTCGTCAGCTGGTACGACAATGAATGGGGCTTTTCGAACCGCATGATCGACACCGCCGGCGTGATGGCGAAGTTCCTCTAA
- a CDS encoding phosphoglycerate kinase, whose protein sequence is MSSFKTLDDLGDITGKIALVRVDLNLPMKDGSATDVSRVEAVKPTILELAEKGAKVLLLAHYGRPKGKRYSTMSTSFVQGDVEKVLDKEIMFIPEVMGPVVEQSIGILANGDIGLLDNVRFWPGEEANDPEFARGMAAHGDFYVNDAFSAAHRAHASTEGLAHHLPAYAGRAMEAELKALDAALGNPEAPVAAVVGGAKVSTKLDVLTNLVGKVQHLIIGGGMANTFLAAKGVDVGKSLCEHELTDTANRIIDEAAHAGCTVHLPYDVVVAKEFAANPASLRTCNVHEVADDEMILDVGPLATEALADVLKTCRTLVWNGPMGAFETEPFDTATVALARTAAALTQDGSLISVAGGGDTVAALAHAGVKDEFTFVSTAGGAFLEWMEGKPLPGVAALTA, encoded by the coding sequence ATGAGCAGCTTCAAGACCCTGGACGATCTCGGTGACATCACCGGCAAGATCGCGCTGGTGCGCGTCGATCTCAACCTGCCGATGAAGGATGGTTCGGCCACCGACGTCTCGCGCGTCGAGGCGGTCAAGCCGACCATCCTCGAACTCGCCGAAAAGGGTGCCAAGGTCCTGTTGCTCGCGCATTACGGGCGTCCCAAGGGCAAGCGCTATTCGACCATGAGCACGAGCTTCGTGCAGGGCGATGTCGAGAAGGTGCTGGACAAGGAGATCATGTTCATCCCCGAGGTCATGGGCCCCGTGGTCGAACAGTCGATCGGCATCCTTGCCAATGGCGATATCGGCCTGCTCGACAATGTCCGCTTCTGGCCGGGCGAGGAAGCTAACGATCCCGAATTCGCGCGTGGCATGGCCGCGCATGGCGACTTCTACGTCAACGACGCGTTCAGCGCGGCGCACCGCGCGCATGCCAGCACCGAGGGGCTGGCGCACCATCTCCCGGCCTATGCGGGCCGCGCGATGGAAGCCGAACTGAAGGCGCTCGACGCCGCGCTGGGTAATCCCGAAGCGCCGGTCGCCGCGGTCGTCGGCGGGGCCAAGGTCTCGACCAAGCTCGACGTGCTGACCAATCTGGTCGGCAAGGTGCAGCACCTGATCATCGGCGGCGGGATGGCGAACACCTTCCTCGCGGCGAAGGGTGTCGATGTCGGCAAGTCGCTGTGCGAACACGAACTGACCGACACCGCCAATCGCATCATCGACGAAGCCGCGCATGCGGGCTGCACGGTTCACCTGCCCTATGATGTCGTGGTGGCGAAGGAATTTGCCGCCAATCCCGCGTCCCTGCGTACCTGCAATGTCCACGAGGTTGCGGATGACGAGATGATCCTCGATGTCGGCCCGCTGGCGACCGAGGCGCTGGCCGACGTGCTCAAGACCTGCCGTACGCTGGTGTGGAACGGCCCGATGGGCGCATTCGAGACCGAACCTTTCGACACCGCCACCGTCGCGCTGGCCAGGACCGCCGCGGCGCTGACGCAGGACGGTTCGCTGATCTCGGTCGCGGGCGGGGGCGATACGGTCGCCGCGCTCGCGCATGCCGGGGTGAAGGACGAGTTCACCTTTGTCTCGACCGCAGGCGGCGCCTTCCTCGAATGGATGGAAGGCAAGCCGCTTCCCGGCGTGGCGGCGCTGACCGCATGA
- a CDS encoding PaaI family thioesterase encodes MSENEAVGASGGLVPVTEGEWSGWSTWQSDAFEQRAGPFYERRDDDGSMVAAFRAEERHMNGAGFMHGGCMMTFADSAIFTIATDELAGSHGVTMHLAGDFLDPASVGQLIEARGEVVRAGGKTIYVVGMIRADGKPVLSFNGIIRKITRR; translated from the coding sequence ATGAGCGAGAACGAAGCAGTAGGCGCGAGCGGCGGGCTCGTACCCGTCACCGAGGGCGAATGGTCCGGCTGGTCGACCTGGCAGAGCGATGCTTTCGAGCAGCGCGCGGGCCCGTTCTACGAACGGCGCGATGATGACGGCAGCATGGTCGCCGCCTTCCGCGCGGAGGAGCGGCACATGAACGGCGCGGGCTTCATGCACGGCGGCTGCATGATGACCTTCGCCGACAGCGCGATCTTCACCATCGCGACCGACGAACTCGCCGGATCGCATGGCGTCACCATGCATCTCGCGGGCGATTTCCTCGATCCGGCCAGCGTCGGCCAGCTGATCGAGGCGCGCGGCGAAGTCGTTCGCGCAGGCGGCAAGACGATCTATGTCGTCGGCATGATCCGCGCCGACGGCAAGCCGGTGCTCAGCTTCAACGGCATTATCCGGAAGATCACCAGGAGATAG